From Sulfitobacter sp. HNIBRBA3233, a single genomic window includes:
- the tssH gene encoding type VI secretion system ATPase TssH: protein MAARGSNETIKRKELVGKLNPTCLKGFSEAAQAAKRRGNPYVELVHFITALADTDGSDLALLMDAAGVDRHRFDGDVLKATDALPHGAGSVEEFSDHIFRAIQEAWNYATFEFGEDTVRSAYVILAALKVPVLEGLLFKISLEFDKFDVEAMASDLDNLLANSVERTGDSAAAETAGRKPAPGGKSALALYATNLTERARDGKMDPVVGRDPEIRQIVDILMRRKQNNPILTGEAGVGKTAVVEGFAQRLAKGDVPPQLRNVDLHMLDIGLMQAGASVKGEFEKRLKSVIEEVQSSDTPIILFIDEAHTLIGAGGSAGTGDAANLLKPALARGELRTVAATTWAEYKQHIEPDPALTRRFQVVKVDEPDEAKAILMCRGIAGVLEKHHQVELLDEAIEAAVKLSHRYIPSRQLPDKAISLLDTACARVAVSQHATPAEVEDAQRRLDALEIEAGIIEREEAIGIDVADRKEAVEANLADAQQVFDAANVRWEAEREIVTEILDLRAQLRGLGAAVDDTGDLGDADADMMEEMAEAEGAPDATLEADADADAEDRAEPFDREQTLARLKARMADLTEAQGETPLILPSVDRLAVGSVVQDWTGIPMGRMLSSQTERALSLAATLAERVVGQDHAMEMIANRIQTSAAGLKPPEKPVGVFMLCGPSGVGKTETALALAELMYGGEDNLISINMSEFQEAHTVSTLKGAPPGYVGYGKGGILTEAVRRRPYSVVLLDEVEKAHSDVHEIFFQVFDKGMMDDSEGRRIDFKNTLILLTSNVGSEEIMAMTEDGKVAADAEELNRALRAPLLNVFPAALLGRVVTIPYYPLNDAMIEAITGHKLRSLSKRLGEGYGAELVVDPSALQVIKDRCTEIESGGRMIDAILTNTLMPELSRRILNYRLEGRDLHKVTVSGGADGFAYDFE from the coding sequence ATGGCTGCACGCGGTTCCAATGAAACCATCAAGCGCAAGGAGCTTGTGGGAAAACTCAACCCGACTTGCCTGAAGGGATTTTCCGAAGCGGCGCAGGCGGCGAAGCGGCGCGGCAACCCTTATGTGGAGCTTGTGCATTTCATTACCGCGCTGGCCGATACCGACGGGTCGGATCTGGCCCTGCTGATGGATGCCGCGGGGGTGGACAGGCACAGGTTCGACGGTGATGTGCTCAAGGCGACGGATGCGCTGCCCCACGGCGCGGGATCGGTCGAGGAATTTTCCGACCACATCTTTCGCGCGATTCAGGAGGCGTGGAATTACGCCACTTTCGAGTTCGGCGAGGATACGGTCCGGTCCGCCTATGTGATCCTTGCGGCGCTGAAGGTGCCGGTGCTCGAAGGGTTGCTGTTCAAGATCAGTCTGGAGTTCGACAAGTTCGATGTGGAGGCGATGGCGTCCGATCTGGACAATCTGCTGGCCAACTCGGTGGAGCGCACGGGCGACAGTGCCGCCGCAGAAACCGCTGGCCGCAAACCCGCACCCGGCGGGAAATCGGCACTGGCCCTTTATGCCACAAACCTGACCGAACGGGCCCGCGACGGCAAGATGGATCCGGTGGTGGGTCGTGATCCAGAAATCCGCCAGATTGTCGACATCCTGATGCGCCGCAAGCAGAACAACCCGATTCTGACCGGCGAGGCAGGGGTGGGCAAGACCGCCGTTGTCGAAGGGTTCGCACAGCGTCTGGCAAAGGGCGACGTGCCGCCGCAGTTGCGCAATGTCGATCTGCACATGCTCGACATCGGGCTGATGCAGGCAGGGGCCAGCGTCAAGGGCGAGTTTGAAAAGCGGTTGAAGTCGGTCATCGAAGAAGTGCAGTCCAGCGACACGCCGATCATCCTTTTCATCGACGAGGCGCATACCCTCATCGGCGCGGGTGGGTCGGCGGGCACGGGCGATGCTGCCAACCTGCTGAAGCCCGCACTTGCGCGGGGCGAGCTGCGCACTGTCGCGGCGACCACCTGGGCCGAGTACAAGCAGCATATCGAACCCGATCCGGCCCTGACGCGCCGCTTTCAGGTGGTCAAGGTCGACGAACCCGACGAGGCCAAGGCGATCCTGATGTGCCGCGGCATCGCGGGGGTTCTGGAAAAACACCACCAGGTCGAACTTCTGGACGAGGCGATCGAGGCCGCCGTCAAGCTGTCGCACCGCTATATTCCCAGTCGCCAGTTGCCTGACAAGGCGATCAGCCTGCTCGACACCGCCTGCGCGCGTGTTGCAGTCAGCCAGCACGCCACGCCCGCCGAAGTCGAGGACGCGCAGCGCAGGCTCGACGCGCTGGAGATCGAGGCGGGCATCATCGAGCGCGAGGAAGCCATCGGCATCGACGTGGCCGACCGCAAGGAAGCGGTCGAGGCCAATCTGGCCGACGCGCAGCAGGTCTTCGATGCCGCCAACGTCCGCTGGGAAGCCGAGCGCGAGATCGTCACCGAGATCCTCGATCTGCGTGCGCAGTTGCGCGGGCTGGGCGCCGCCGTGGACGATACCGGCGATCTGGGCGATGCGGATGCCGACATGATGGAAGAAATGGCCGAGGCCGAAGGTGCCCCCGATGCCACGCTGGAAGCGGATGCGGATGCGGATGCCGAAGATCGCGCCGAACCGTTCGACCGCGAGCAAACGCTGGCAAGGCTCAAGGCGCGGATGGCCGACCTCACAGAGGCCCAGGGCGAGACGCCACTGATCCTGCCGTCGGTGGACAGGCTGGCCGTCGGCTCTGTCGTGCAGGACTGGACCGGCATCCCGATGGGCCGCATGCTTTCGAGCCAGACCGAACGTGCGCTGAGCCTTGCGGCGACGCTGGCCGAACGGGTGGTCGGGCAGGATCACGCGATGGAGATGATCGCCAACCGCATCCAGACATCCGCCGCGGGGCTGAAGCCCCCGGAGAAACCGGTGGGCGTTTTCATGCTCTGCGGCCCGTCCGGTGTCGGCAAGACCGAGACCGCGCTGGCGCTGGCTGAACTGATGTACGGAGGCGAGGACAACCTGATCTCGATCAACATGAGCGAGTTTCAGGAGGCGCACACCGTCTCGACCCTGAAAGGCGCACCGCCCGGATACGTGGGCTATGGCAAGGGCGGTATCCTGACCGAAGCGGTGCGCCGCCGCCCCTATTCCGTTGTCCTTCTCGACGAGGTCGAAAAGGCGCATTCGGACGTGCACGAGATCTTCTTTCAGGTTTTCGACAAGGGGATGATGGACGACAGCGAAGGCCGCAGGATCGATTTCAAGAATACGCTCATTCTGCTCACCTCGAACGTCGGCTCGGAAGAGATCATGGCGATGACCGAGGACGGCAAGGTCGCCGCCGACGCCGAGGAGTTGAACAGGGCGCTGCGTGCGCCATTGCTGAACGTCTTTCCCGCTGCCCTGCTGGGCCGGGTCGTGACCATCCCCTACTACCCGCTCAACGACGCGATGATCGAGGCGATCACCGGTCACAAGCTGCGCAGCCTGTCGAAACGGCTGGGCGAAGGGTATGGCGCCGAGTTGGTGGTGGATCCCTCTGCGCTGCAGGTCATCAAGGACCGCTGCACCGAGATCGAAAGCGGGGGCCGCATGATCGACGCGATCCTGACCAACACGCTGATGCCCGAACTCAGCCGCCGCATCCTGAACTACCGGCTGGAAGGCCGCGATCTGCACAAGGTCACGGTGTCGGGCGGTGCGGACGGCTTTGCCTACGATTTCGAGTGA
- a CDS encoding DUF6484 domain-containing protein, whose protein sequence is MDVTENIDGVVIGLLLGFRDGAPLVVFPSNPEDHALPARSLCSLGAQDAGCEVALLFEDGARTRPLIIGRIVDPVRNDGANVIRDGETVRVTGKERIELRVGKSAIIMEKDGHITIRGTHLVSHASGSNHIRGGSVNLN, encoded by the coding sequence ATGGATGTCACCGAGAACATCGACGGTGTCGTGATCGGTCTGTTGCTGGGCTTTCGCGACGGGGCGCCATTGGTCGTCTTCCCCTCCAACCCCGAAGATCACGCGCTGCCCGCGCGCAGCCTGTGTAGCCTCGGCGCGCAGGATGCGGGGTGCGAGGTGGCGCTGCTCTTTGAGGATGGTGCGCGCACGCGCCCGCTGATCATCGGGCGCATTGTCGACCCGGTGCGCAACGATGGGGCGAACGTCATCCGCGACGGCGAAACCGTCCGCGTCACGGGCAAGGAACGGATCGAGCTGCGGGTCGGCAAATCCGCGATCATCATGGAAAAGGACGGTCACATCACCATTCGCGGAACGCATCTGGTCAGCCATGCGTCGGGGTCCAACCACATCCGCGGCGGTTCGGTCAATCTGAACTGA
- a CDS encoding DUF2169 family type VI secretion system accessory protein, which yields MKVFNRPGYLHQHTVGMDVAGREHFVLVIKGSFGFPDHSGAPMQPAAEHVPLVYADEHTGAPGFSATRWETDFAFRKPKCDIVVQGAAYAPGGRRAERVQVGLRVGGWQKSFHVVGHREWRVLGPSIAATDPYPFTRQAFGYDTAFGGVDRLDPDDATPPAYYPNPHGRGFASFRNQSKLSGQPLPLTEEVGQPVTSPYEEYKPMALGPVWRGFPDRLRHGGTYDQKWQDEVFPFLPADFDERYYQQVGVDQQIEKPKRPQDVVLLNLTPSGREAFRLPDTALPVRLFREWETVFDDTVYPDTLLFDTEARLLSMVWRVEVPLKRIVTEITEAWIGKPRRGLVRAKETGKAYVPLRLPQEAEG from the coding sequence ATGAAGGTCTTCAACCGCCCCGGCTATCTTCACCAGCATACGGTGGGCATGGATGTCGCGGGGCGCGAGCATTTCGTTCTGGTCATCAAGGGCAGCTTTGGCTTCCCCGATCACAGCGGCGCACCGATGCAACCGGCGGCGGAGCACGTGCCGCTGGTCTACGCGGATGAGCACACCGGCGCGCCGGGATTTTCCGCGACGCGGTGGGAAACCGATTTCGCCTTTCGCAAGCCCAAGTGTGATATCGTCGTTCAGGGCGCGGCCTATGCGCCCGGCGGTCGTCGTGCCGAACGGGTCCAGGTGGGCTTGCGTGTCGGCGGATGGCAGAAAAGCTTTCACGTGGTCGGCCACCGCGAATGGCGCGTGCTGGGCCCGTCGATCGCCGCGACCGATCCCTATCCTTTCACGCGGCAGGCCTTCGGGTACGATACCGCCTTCGGCGGTGTGGACAGGCTCGATCCCGATGATGCCACGCCGCCCGCGTACTACCCCAACCCGCACGGGCGCGGCTTTGCCAGCTTTCGCAACCAATCCAAGCTGTCGGGCCAGCCGTTGCCGCTGACCGAAGAGGTGGGGCAGCCGGTCACATCTCCCTACGAGGAATACAAACCCATGGCGCTGGGGCCGGTCTGGCGCGGCTTCCCCGATCGGCTGCGCCACGGCGGCACCTACGACCAGAAATGGCAGGACGAAGTGTTTCCCTTCCTGCCCGCCGACTTCGACGAAAGATACTATCAGCAGGTTGGTGTGGACCAGCAGATTGAAAAACCCAAGCGCCCGCAGGACGTCGTGCTGCTGAACCTGACGCCTTCGGGCCGCGAGGCGTTCCGCCTGCCTGACACGGCGCTTCCCGTCCGGCTTTTCCGGGAGTGGGAGACTGTCTTCGACGACACGGTTTATCCCGACACGCTGCTGTTCGATACCGAGGCGCGGCTCTTGTCGATGGTCTGGCGGGTCGAGGTTCCGCTCAAGCGCATTGTCACCGAAATCACCGAGGCATGGATCGGCAAGCCACGCCGCGGGCTGGTCCGCGCCAAGGAAACGGGCAAGGCCTATGTTCCCCTGCGCCTGCCGCAGGAGGCCGAGGGATGA
- a CDS encoding caspase family protein, with the protein MRVLAGLFVLWAALVAGAASAETRLALVVGNSDYARIAALENPKNDALDISVALEGLGFEVMLEIDATRERFARLIDDFGARAEDADVVLLYYAGHGFQIDGRNYLVPTDAAIASAADLVDQTLGLDALLRAMERSQGVKLVFLDACRDNPFGAVDDPRVGSGLARVGTEANFLFSYATQPDNVAYDGLGRNSFFTEAMLHHLYTPGQDVAQMMIGVRRDVLAATGGKQIPWENSSLTRNFQFNISPPTISEESMLYQIAVDERDPDLLSLYMERYPTGAHTEEAMAFLETGTRTRSLEGSGGVDRAERLWELAQRSRMRPLLELYLERYPDAPNSAEAARLLGNLPRPEDATPGKICERLATHPRDATAENRGVPFSRLQQNAVAAIQACSAAASRQPELPHYVALLARATAATGDLERAVVLYRNAADRGDLRAMVSLAQLTERGTAVPMDVERALELYERAAEGGSHDAMINLAITLLEGTTVPAEPARAIALLKRASEEGSAKATFNLGVLAQDGAVDDPSDALAYFQRAARDGEPEGYRAAAILLDEGRGVPRDPDKAAIMLLRGAAEDRGEVLRQLTDLPDQWSRDTIRAVQGVLKEAGYYAAEIDGLPGANFTAALTKWRNGGFNAAVLN; encoded by the coding sequence ATGCGTGTTCTTGCAGGTCTGTTTGTCCTCTGGGCGGCGCTTGTCGCCGGTGCTGCCAGCGCCGAAACGCGGTTGGCGCTGGTGGTGGGCAATTCTGATTACGCCCGCATCGCGGCTTTGGAGAATCCGAAGAACGACGCCCTCGATATCTCGGTGGCCCTCGAAGGGCTGGGATTCGAGGTCATGCTCGAGATCGACGCCACGCGCGAAAGGTTCGCGCGCCTGATCGATGATTTTGGCGCGCGTGCGGAAGATGCGGACGTGGTGCTGCTCTATTATGCGGGTCACGGGTTCCAGATCGACGGGCGCAACTATCTTGTTCCGACCGATGCCGCGATTGCCTCAGCCGCGGATCTTGTGGACCAGACACTGGGGCTGGATGCGCTCTTGCGCGCGATGGAGCGGTCGCAGGGCGTGAAGCTGGTGTTTCTGGACGCCTGTCGCGACAACCCCTTCGGCGCGGTCGATGATCCGCGCGTCGGCAGCGGTCTTGCGCGGGTGGGAACCGAGGCGAATTTCCTGTTCTCCTATGCCACACAGCCCGACAACGTGGCCTACGACGGCCTTGGCAGAAACAGTTTCTTCACGGAAGCGATGCTGCACCATCTCTATACCCCCGGTCAGGACGTGGCGCAGATGATGATCGGTGTGCGCCGCGATGTGCTGGCGGCGACGGGGGGCAAGCAGATCCCGTGGGAGAATTCGTCGCTGACGCGCAATTTCCAGTTCAACATCAGCCCGCCTACGATTTCCGAGGAAAGCATGCTCTACCAGATTGCGGTGGACGAACGCGACCCCGACCTTCTGTCGCTGTACATGGAGCGCTACCCCACCGGCGCGCATACCGAAGAAGCAATGGCGTTTCTGGAAACCGGCACCAGAACACGCTCGCTGGAGGGATCGGGTGGCGTGGACCGTGCAGAGCGCCTGTGGGAACTGGCACAGCGCAGCCGGATGCGCCCGCTGCTGGAGCTTTACCTCGAACGCTACCCGGACGCGCCGAACAGCGCGGAGGCGGCACGGCTGCTGGGCAATCTGCCGCGTCCTGAAGACGCGACACCGGGCAAGATCTGCGAACGGCTTGCCACGCATCCGCGTGATGCCACGGCCGAAAACCGCGGCGTGCCGTTCTCGCGACTGCAACAGAACGCGGTCGCGGCGATTCAGGCGTGCAGCGCTGCGGCCTCGCGCCAGCCCGAACTGCCGCACTATGTGGCACTTCTGGCCCGCGCCACGGCGGCGACCGGTGATCTGGAACGCGCGGTCGTGCTTTATCGCAACGCGGCGGACCGTGGTGATCTGCGCGCCATGGTCAGCCTCGCGCAACTGACTGAAAGGGGCACCGCCGTCCCGATGGATGTCGAGCGGGCGCTGGAGCTCTACGAGCGGGCGGCAGAGGGGGGCAGCCATGATGCGATGATCAATCTCGCCATCACATTGCTGGAAGGCACGACGGTGCCGGCAGAGCCTGCGCGCGCCATCGCCCTTCTCAAAAGGGCATCCGAGGAAGGATCGGCCAAGGCGACCTTCAACCTCGGCGTTCTGGCGCAGGACGGCGCGGTGGATGATCCTTCTGACGCGCTTGCGTATTTTCAGCGCGCCGCGCGTGATGGAGAGCCCGAAGGATACCGCGCTGCGGCGATCCTTCTGGACGAGGGCAGGGGCGTGCCGCGTGACCCCGACAAGGCCGCGATCATGCTGCTGCGCGGGGCCGCCGAGGACCGGGGCGAAGTGCTGCGCCAGTTGACGGACCTGCCCGACCAATGGTCGCGCGATACGATCCGCGCGGTGCAGGGTGTTCTGAAGGAGGCGGGGTATTATGCCGCAGAGATCGACGGCCTGCCGGGGGCGAACTTTACCGCCGCGCTGACCAAGTGGCGCAACGGCGGGTTCAACGCGGCGGTGCTGAACTGA
- a CDS encoding PAAR-like domain-containing protein yields the protein MSVFANKLEVSCKAQANKVIASFPDVCMTPPEAPPTPPGVPIPYPNFGLDGDTDKGTGSVKIGGKTVNLKNTSYFTKTTGDEAGAAAKKGVVSSKNTGKAYSQAFSMNVKAEGKNLTRFSDIQTDNHGSPPNSPPWPKIAAIHMPGGEDPCKGNKEAIETNCTPKDKTVEEHCADAGLATGDNKTSASDQTLVVKKGKATLGGKTAAKKLGPEQSRINKQRMKDYGAAQRNDCLKALRCKLVSKDDADNGACCQRQTGHHMVPESGFCAPDGTKLDGCESYDENKALCICAEGASHNKGSHGLMHADMYTEILAKTGDAGSPDLQDLALPKKNNKRPAPIKARAMTYDDMKEKAISSVGKIFPASDCSPACLRAQLDTWHSEEAKIAKNQKLRADPIPGRPPEESERLMRNIAAINAWAKKMAKLAGF from the coding sequence ATGAGCGTATTCGCCAACAAGCTGGAAGTGTCGTGCAAGGCGCAGGCCAACAAGGTCATCGCGTCTTTTCCCGACGTGTGCATGACCCCGCCGGAAGCCCCGCCAACACCGCCCGGCGTGCCGATCCCCTATCCCAACTTCGGCCTCGACGGCGATACGGACAAGGGCACCGGATCGGTCAAGATCGGCGGCAAGACGGTCAACCTCAAGAACACGTCCTATTTCACCAAGACCACCGGCGACGAGGCGGGCGCCGCGGCCAAGAAGGGCGTGGTCAGCTCCAAGAACACCGGCAAAGCCTACAGCCAGGCGTTTTCGATGAACGTCAAGGCCGAGGGCAAGAACCTGACCCGCTTCTCGGACATCCAGACCGACAACCACGGCTCCCCGCCGAATTCACCGCCCTGGCCGAAGATTGCAGCGATTCACATGCCGGGTGGTGAAGATCCCTGCAAGGGAAACAAGGAAGCGATCGAGACCAACTGCACACCGAAAGACAAAACCGTCGAAGAGCACTGTGCTGACGCGGGCTTGGCCACTGGGGATAACAAGACATCGGCCAGTGATCAAACCCTCGTGGTCAAGAAGGGCAAAGCCACGCTTGGCGGAAAGACCGCGGCGAAAAAACTTGGGCCCGAGCAGAGCCGCATCAACAAGCAACGCATGAAGGACTACGGCGCTGCACAACGCAACGACTGCCTGAAGGCGCTCCGCTGCAAGCTTGTCAGCAAAGATGACGCGGACAACGGCGCCTGCTGCCAGCGCCAGACAGGTCACCACATGGTGCCGGAGTCAGGTTTCTGCGCGCCCGATGGGACAAAGCTGGACGGGTGCGAGAGCTACGATGAAAACAAGGCGCTTTGCATTTGCGCGGAGGGCGCAAGCCACAACAAGGGAAGCCATGGATTGATGCACGCCGACATGTACACCGAGATCCTGGCCAAGACCGGGGATGCGGGCAGCCCGGATTTGCAGGATCTTGCGCTGCCCAAGAAAAACAACAAAAGGCCCGCTCCGATCAAAGCGCGCGCGATGACTTATGATGACATGAAGGAGAAGGCCATCAGTTCGGTCGGCAAGATATTCCCCGCTTCCGATTGCTCGCCGGCGTGTTTGAGGGCCCAGCTCGATACATGGCATTCCGAAGAAGCGAAGATCGCCAAGAATCAGAAGCTGCGCGCTGATCCGATCCCGGGACGACCGCCTGAAGAATCAGAGCGTTTGATGCGCAATATCGCCGCCATCAACGCTTGGGCTAAAAAGATGGCGAAACTGGCCGGCTTCTGA
- a CDS encoding serine/threonine protein kinase, producing MKDPRPSDIFSAGQVLNNTYEIKGLLGRGGTGEVYLAVNQITERLSAIKALNARFSGNADYLELMKREEQMRNIMHNAVVRYSECSRTDDGHVFLVMDYVDGVALSDLMFERRLSDQELLIVAHRVLSGLEATHAQGIVHRDLSPDNIILRDGEAAKATIIDFGIAKDTAAGARTIVGTNFAGKYEYAAPEQLDGRADYRTDLYALGASLLAVARREVPDVGTNPGEVVRFKKEPLDTSGLDAPLRDLVTLLCAPDPADRPETARAALDQLDRWLKPDTHRASTTVTPRRGDGQKKPGGRGLLFAAVAVVVMAGAALATLSGGWLTPALPVASPYTLTATSGGGEGTLVGHAPDAEAAALLSAAYAGASGRSVPEDALQLADGAPDPDWPSDIADVLTLMEPMSDWQLDVSDRDLSVTGLAPDRMTRDATRNALTDWAARSGLQISREILAGPETLATGALRPILDAQSTCGPLTVLGDDAGTFAMYDTVTVTGDVASAKDIPTLEQAISPMIGERDIRMEVTVLNSDLCAIRAVLPPAASGAVSIWLGRGDTGEPALTGVFNTGDNPVVDIQMPATITDASLWVMVVDNTGKVFNILPNINQTEHLVDNLGQVANGVRRIRVLWPIAALQEDPSRLAIEVDADNYGKSEIVAILSREKLFDMRRPRDESVKSVAQALAEALEGREEQILGVAARIIDARP from the coding sequence ATGAAGGATCCGAGGCCGTCGGACATTTTTTCAGCCGGACAGGTGCTGAACAATACATACGAAATCAAAGGGCTACTGGGGCGCGGCGGCACTGGCGAAGTGTATCTGGCGGTCAACCAGATCACCGAGCGCCTGTCGGCGATCAAGGCGCTGAACGCGCGGTTTTCCGGCAATGCCGACTATCTGGAGCTGATGAAGCGCGAAGAGCAGATGCGCAACATCATGCACAATGCCGTCGTGCGCTATTCGGAATGTTCGCGCACCGACGACGGACATGTGTTTCTGGTGATGGACTACGTCGACGGCGTGGCGCTGAGCGACCTGATGTTCGAGAGGCGGCTGAGCGATCAGGAACTGCTGATTGTCGCGCATAGGGTGCTGAGCGGGCTGGAGGCAACCCATGCACAGGGGATCGTGCACCGCGATCTCAGCCCCGATAACATCATCCTGCGCGACGGGGAGGCGGCGAAGGCCACGATCATCGACTTCGGCATCGCCAAGGATACCGCTGCAGGTGCGCGCACGATCGTGGGCACGAACTTTGCGGGCAAATACGAATATGCGGCCCCCGAACAGCTTGATGGGAGGGCCGACTACCGCACCGATCTTTACGCGCTTGGCGCCTCGCTCCTGGCGGTGGCGCGGCGGGAGGTGCCGGACGTGGGCACCAACCCCGGCGAGGTCGTGCGCTTCAAGAAAGAACCTCTCGATACCTCGGGCCTCGACGCGCCGCTTCGCGATCTGGTCACGCTCTTGTGTGCACCCGATCCGGCGGATCGCCCCGAGACAGCGCGCGCGGCGCTGGACCAGTTGGACCGGTGGCTGAAGCCCGATACGCACCGCGCGTCGACCACGGTCACCCCGCGCAGGGGCGACGGGCAAAAGAAACCGGGCGGGCGAGGGCTCTTGTTCGCCGCGGTTGCGGTTGTTGTGATGGCAGGTGCAGCACTTGCGACGCTGTCGGGCGGATGGCTGACACCCGCGCTGCCGGTGGCATCGCCCTACACGCTGACCGCGACCTCGGGCGGCGGCGAGGGGACATTGGTCGGCCATGCACCGGATGCGGAGGCAGCGGCGCTCCTTTCCGCCGCCTACGCGGGCGCGAGTGGGCGCAGCGTGCCGGAGGATGCCCTGCAACTGGCCGATGGCGCGCCGGACCCGGACTGGCCTTCGGACATCGCCGACGTCCTGACCCTGATGGAGCCGATGAGCGACTGGCAGCTTGACGTGTCGGACCGCGATCTCAGCGTGACTGGCCTCGCACCGGACCGGATGACACGGGACGCCACCCGCAACGCGCTTACCGACTGGGCCGCGCGCAGCGGCTTGCAGATCTCGCGCGAGATCCTCGCCGGGCCCGAAACGCTGGCAACTGGGGCGCTGCGGCCGATCCTCGATGCGCAATCCACCTGCGGGCCGCTGACCGTTCTGGGCGACGACGCCGGTACTTTCGCAATGTACGACACCGTTACCGTGACCGGAGATGTCGCCAGCGCGAAAGACATACCAACGCTGGAGCAGGCGATATCCCCGATGATCGGAGAGCGGGACATACGCATGGAAGTAACCGTGCTGAACAGCGATCTCTGCGCGATCCGCGCAGTGCTGCCACCTGCCGCATCCGGAGCGGTATCGATCTGGCTGGGGCGCGGTGACACAGGAGAGCCCGCGCTGACCGGTGTTTTCAACACCGGAGACAATCCGGTGGTCGATATCCAGATGCCCGCGACGATAACGGATGCGTCGCTTTGGGTGATGGTGGTGGACAATACCGGAAAGGTTTTCAACATCCTGCCCAATATCAACCAGACAGAACATCTGGTCGACAATCTGGGGCAGGTCGCAAACGGCGTCAGGCGCATCCGTGTGCTCTGGCCCATCGCGGCCTTGCAGGAAGATCCCTCCCGCCTCGCCATCGAGGTGGATGCAGACAACTACGGCAAGTCAGAAATCGTCGCGATCCTGTCCCGCGAGAAGCTGTTCGACATGCGCAGGCCCCGTGATGAAAGCGTGAAATCGGTCGCCCAAGCGCTGGCGGAAGCGCTGGAAGGGCGCGAGGAGCAGATTCTCGGGGTGGCGGCACGGATCATCGATGCCCGCCCCTGA
- a CDS encoding 3-oxoacyl-ACP synthase has translation MSTGVNIIGCGMVTAVGLNAAATTAAMRAGLDGFQETQFMSAGGEWLIGAPVPLPRDWVGEKRLAHLAAGALLDALDGHAQAAGDLQIVLCLAEEGRPGRPVRDDTRFAQRMLEFAGLPSRTKVHSVRHGRPSGIVALERIRRMFARGEAGHAVVLGVDSLLSGPTIAHFLAEERLLTPDIANAFIPGEAAAAILCQAGAPAHFALSGIGLTRERAFLYNPEDLPLRADAMTQAYRDAMAAANITDFGHVDYRICDMTGESYFFKQSALAMQRTMRTHRDPQDIWSPTDSVGNIGAAMVPLMIGWGLTAFERGYGPGEVVLIEATGDDGACGAAILQAATRERAAA, from the coding sequence ATGAGCACCGGTGTCAACATCATCGGGTGCGGTATGGTCACGGCGGTGGGGCTGAACGCCGCCGCCACCACTGCGGCCATGCGCGCGGGGCTCGACGGGTTTCAGGAAACCCAGTTCATGTCGGCGGGGGGCGAATGGCTGATCGGCGCACCGGTGCCGCTGCCGCGCGACTGGGTCGGGGAAAAACGGCTCGCCCATCTGGCAGCGGGCGCGCTGCTGGACGCTTTGGACGGTCACGCTCAGGCCGCCGGGGACCTGCAGATCGTCCTTTGCCTCGCAGAGGAGGGCCGCCCCGGCCGTCCGGTCCGCGATGACACGCGGTTTGCGCAGCGGATGCTGGAATTCGCGGGCCTTCCTTCCCGCACCAAGGTCCACAGCGTCCGCCACGGCCGCCCGTCGGGCATCGTGGCGCTGGAACGCATCCGGCGCATGTTCGCGCGCGGCGAAGCGGGCCACGCGGTTGTTCTGGGCGTGGACAGCCTGCTCAGCGGACCGACCATCGCGCATTTCCTTGCCGAGGAACGCCTGTTGACCCCCGACATCGCCAACGCCTTCATCCCCGGCGAAGCCGCCGCCGCCATCCTGTGCCAAGCCGGCGCGCCCGCGCATTTCGCGCTCTCGGGGATCGGCCTCACGCGCGAGCGGGCGTTCCTCTACAACCCCGAAGATCTGCCCCTGCGGGCCGATGCCATGACCCAGGCCTACCGTGACGCGATGGCGGCGGCCAATATCACCGACTTCGGCCATGTCGATTACCGGATCTGCGACATGACCGGCGAAAGCTATTTCTTCAAACAATCCGCGCTGGCGATGCAGCGCACGATGCGCACCCACCGCGACCCGCAGGACATCTGGAGCCCGACTGACAGCGTCGGCAATATCGGCGCGGCAATGGTGCCGCTGATGATCGGCTGGGGGCTGACCGCGTTCGAGCGCGGCTATGGGCCCGGCGAGGTGGTGCTGATCGAGGCGACGGGGGACGACGGCGCCTGCGGGGCGGCGATCCTGCAGGCCGCCACCCGCGAGAGGGCCGCCGCATGA